CTTCTCCACACATCTGCTCCTGCGACCATCGTTTATCTCGTGAAGGAAAAACCTTTCTTTCGTGAGCAAAACGACCTCCTAAAGCTTCAACCGATTAGCCGCTTTGACAATGTTTGATTGCTTCAAGGCAATAGCCACTGTTCCTTTTTTGCCTTAATTAACACTCAATTATTGCTGTACTGTTATGTTCAATCCGGTAAAGGCAACAATACCTAATTAATTCCCTTAAACGTTGGATAAAGCTCGGAGGATTCGGGCATGAACCACCAACTCCACTTTGGTGCTTCCTGGAAAAGACCGAGAAACCCCACGAAGACCACGTCCCAGGGGCGGCTTCAGAAAGCCAACCTTTCGTCCTCCCACTTGCGTATAAAAAGCAAAGCGCATCCAAGAACTCCGACGTGAAAACTCATCtggttttcctcttctctctgGCTCAACCCCTTTCGAATAACCATGATGGAGATCGCAGCGTACGTCCCGGACATGTTGGCGAAGGTGGCGGCTTTCCTGGTGGTCCAGGCGCTGGTGTATCTGATCCTCTCCAACTCGTCGGAGGTGTTCTCCAAGGACAAGAAGCTCGGGTCCCTCAGCTTCAAGCCCGCTCGCTCCGCCAGCATCCGCAGGATTCTGGCCGCGTTCTCCGACGTGCCGCAAGCCGCTGGCGGTGGTGAGCCATCGCCGCACTCCTCGTCCTCTATTGCCCAGAGCACGCCGATGTTTGAGGATCTTCCCGGTGGCCGTGATTGTTCGTCCTGAAATGTCGGGGCGTGTGGAGGGGATTCATAAGGCGATAGGTCGTAGTTTTGGGAGAATTcattgatttgtttgttcagATACCtactttgaaaataaaattatgttgGTGGATTGCTTTGTCGATGCGTATAGGTCGTCGTCTTTGTTGTATGTAATTGAGACTTGAGAGGACCACTGACAATTAGTAGACGACGATTCTGCTAAAATCCCATGATTAGCTTGATGATATATTATATCATCACATGCTTGTGCGTTTCGAATTGCACAAAGATAGAAATCTGAATGCCACGTGATGTTAACATTCCTAATCACTTTGCATATTCGAACGGTTTTTTACTGGTATTataatgttattattattttttttaaagaaaattcgAACGTGACATATTGAATAACACTACGAAAAAAAATAGCGTGTCAAATGGTACATAAACCCCTTTATTCACGATTCAACTGATAGAGCCCTCGTGCGAATGAGTTATTATGCTGGTATTGTTAAATAGTTTCTATTCATTTGGCACAACTTGAGTTGGCAAAAACAGCCTCTATATCTTTATCATTTGCATtaaaattactttcttttttaatctgaTCGGCACCCTCACTCACTAGTAAAAGCACCTGTATGTACACGCCTGCGATTTGATCTCATACCCGACATTGGTGCCTGGGTACGATTTACGGTATAAAGAATCGGTACATCTTTGTTGGAATTGAccaaataattttctttgtttatttatgtatgttcacttaaaaattaaaatgggGATGTAGCTCAGATGGTAGAGCGCTCGCTTAGCATGCGAGAGGTACGGGGATCGATACCCCGCATCTccattctccttttttttccctttttatattaGTTTCACCTTTCTCTCGTTCTCGTCTTGGAATTAATTTATAGCTTTTTTGTCGTTTTCGAATcggccaaaagaagaagaagaagaaaagaagcaaaaaatccACGCCCTGCTAAAAAGAAATTGTTATCTCACCAGATGCGGCCTCATTGCTTTGGATAAGACTCGCTCGCACGCGCTCCGAAGTTCCTTTCCGCTCGGCTCCCAAGCCAATCGCCACCGACGTTTGGGCAAATTGTTTATTCGCGTCGTTCGACTCGAGTCGATGCAACAACGATAAAAAGCAAAGATGCCCAGAATCTGAACCTCAGTTCTTGGTCGCAGACTCCTAAAGATTTGTCCAATCCAAGAAGCGAGAAGATGATCCCGTCGAAGACGCTAAGGAAGTTGCAGGTGGTGTCCCCCGTGCCGGCCGACATCGACGTCGCCAATTCCGTCGAGCCCTTCCACGTGTCCGAGATCGCCAGCGAGCTCGGTCTCAGCCCGAATCACTACGATCTCTACGGCAAGTACAAGGCCAAGGTGAGTGTCGTCGGCTTGAATGGTTTTACATGATGAAGGAAGAGGGAATTGATCGGAGTGGGGGTATGTGGATTGTGTAGGTCCTGTTGTCAGTGCTGGACGAGCTCGAGGGACGTGGAGATGGGTACTACGTGGTGGTCGGAGGCATTACCCCTACTCCTCTCGGGGAAGGCAAATCCACTACTACTGTTGGGCTCTGCCAAGCTTTGGGTGCATTCCTCGATAAGAAGGTAAagcctttcctcttctttcgaTCGCCCATTGTTGGTTCTCTGGTGATTCATTCGGAATCGATTTGAAGTCGGGAATTTAATTGCGGAATCCCATAGGACGTGGCTAAATGCGGGTTTATGAAACTGTTTGCGAAGGCGTTTACTGGGTTGTGCGTTTTCATCGATGTGATTGTTTTTATTTCCTAGACGTATCGCTTCCTTCTGTTATAATCGGATatgtttattttgttaatattgAGAAGAGGGGACTCATTCTAACTCTAGCATGGTGATGCCAAACATGATAATGAGATTTGATTTGTCGCCACATTTCTTTATTACCCATTTGTTGGATTCCAACAATGTTAATTAAGTGTTGTCTGATGATCTAAGCCAATAAGTGTCAAACTTGAAAGCTTTCAGTTTTTGGCATGAGGCTAGGCTATTATGGTGAACGTGGACCTTCTCTTCTGTCCCTTTTGTGGGATTTGTCATTGTTCCCTCTCCAGTTGGTTTCTCCTAAGCTTATGTATGAGGAGCTTTATGATTGAAAATGTCAGCACCTCAACAGAAAATCTAGCGAACTTCCAAATTCACCGACGTCTTTCAACTGTGCTATGGGTATTTGCAGGACATGGTCTGAATGCACATGGTGTGAGTGGAATCATGGTCCTGACTTGCTTGAGCACAATATCATGTGTATGCACTATAAATCTAATTGCTACGACCCTAAGAGTAATTAAATAATCTGAATGTGTCACAGGAAAAACATAAACTtgtttgctctaataaagttcaCTTTCTTGTAGTATTTCAGAAAAGCTAGGTTCGAAAATCTATTTCAGCAAATTGATCGAAACTGATGTAAGGGATACTATAATCTATGGAAGTCACTTTGTTTGTATGTCCTGAATGACTAAAATCCCTCTGAAGTCTGTCTTGTTATATGCGATTCTGCATCAGTTAGCAAGAGAAAGCTGGAGAGATCGTAAAAGTATGATCTACCTGAACTGTTACTCTCCTATTAAGACATCTTGAAGTAAGAGTTGCTCTTTCTTTGTAACTTCAATAATTTCCATTCTCATCTAAATATAACAAATCGTTCTTTTGCCATGTTCTTTTAAATCTgttaacaaataaaaatttatgcgGCATTGCTTGTGGCCTTGGCACAAGCTGTTCTGCTTCCACCTTGTTTAACCAAGAATCATGTAAGTGATGAAATCAATTGTTGGCATCAATATGCAGTCCAGACATTTTAAAACGAGTTTTATacatttattttgtaattatgaGACCGATTGTCTACTGCATGGAGTGCTGGCATGTGAGAGGCTGGTGTTAGCATCAGTTTCAGTTAACTTATCGGAATGGTTGACTCAGTCACCTCTAGATTATCAAGTTTATGATCACTTGACTGTGATCCAGGGGCAGATCTCCCCCACCCAATCCAACCCAACCTTAAGAAACTATCATCTGGTCCACCTACTAATAAAAGTATACAAAAacttcataaaccttttttttttttttggtaaggaaagcACAAATGGAGTGTAAAGGAAAAAACTTCATAAACCTTTGCCCAACGTTAAAGGAACTTTTTTGTAGATCCCAACTTTAAAGGAAGTATTGATGGGCACCTTTTTGTAAACACACTTGGTGTACGTGAAAAGATCTATCACAAATGTTGGATTTGATGTTAGTTTGGTAATATTAAACACTATCAAAAGTTTGCATTCTGCTGCTCTTGGGAGAGACCCTTTAGGAAGGAACTTTGATCTGCTTATTATCTTAAAGAGTCACAAGCTATTGCCATACTCAGAAGGCCGTTAAGTTAGTTACATACTGTTGCTGTTTGTTCTTGTATCAACAAGTCATCTCTCTATCACTGCCAAAAAAGGTAAGGCATCTTTCTCCGTGAATACATTTTCAATAATTGAAAGAATGAATTTATTTTCACTAAAGAATTCTCTGTCATACGTTTCTAGAGCGcccccccccaaacaaaaaaaaaaaaaaagaaagagaagaagaaagaaaactctAAGGATGCGTGGTCCCTTAATATGCTTATTCCAGTTCCCTCCTTGTGATCCTTGATTTTGGCTGTTTATTGAAGCATGAAACTAAGTGATTACAAGAGATCTCAACATCTAGTTACGATTTTAGGTGGTCACATGCCTGCGTCAACCATCGCAAGGACCCACTTTTGGAATTAAGGGTGGCGCTGCTGGGGGTGGCTATAGTCAAGTCATTCCAATGGATGAGTTCAATCTTCACCTTACCGGAGATATCCATGCTATAACTGCTGCAAACAATCTTTTAGCTGCTGCTATTGATACTCGGATATTCCATGAGTCCACACAGTCAGATAAGGCACTTTTTAACCGGTTATGCCCACCCAATAAAGAAGGTAAACGGAGCTTTAATGATGTCATGTTGAGGCGTCTGAAGAAGCATGGCATCTCCAAGGACAAGCCAGAGGATCTATCCCCACAAGAAGTTAAGAAGTTCGCTAGGCTTGATATTGATCCAGATTCTATCACATGGAGGAGGGTGATGGATGTAAATGATCGGTTCTTAAGGAAAATTAGCATTGGCCAGGGGCCAGAAGAGAAAGGAATGGTGAGAGAAACAGGGTTTGATATTTCAGTTGCTAGTGAGATAATGGCTGTTTTAGCCCTTACGACATCTCTTGCAGATATGAGAGAGAGGCTAGGGAAGATGGTGATTGGAAACAGCAAGACTGGAGAACCTATAACTGCTGATGATCTCGGCGTTGGAGGCGCTCTAACTGTGCTAATGAAAGATGCTATTAACCCTACTTTGATGCAGACACTGGAAGGGACTCCTGTACTTGTTCACGCCGGTCCTTTTGCTAATATTGCCCATGGGAATTCGTCCATTGTTGCGGATAAAATTGCATTGAAATTGGTGGGTCCGGGTGGTTTTGTGGTGACAGAAGCTGGTTTTGGTGCTGATATTGGTACAGAGAAATTCATGAATATAAAGTGTAGATATAGTGGATTAACCCCTCAATGTGCTGTCATTGTGGCAACGATAAGGGCCCTGAAGATGCATGGGGGCGGGCCTGAAGTTGTTGCTGGAAAGCCTCTTGACCGTGCCTACTTATCAGAAAATGTTGCTCTTGTTGAAGCTGGTTGTGTGAATTTAGCTAGGCATATCTCCAATACGAAGGCGTATGGTGTGAATGTGGTTGTGGCGGTGAACATGTTTTCAACAGATACTAAAGCAGAGTTGAATGCAGTGAAAAACGCAGCACTCTCTGCTGGAGCCTATGATGCTGTTGTCTGTACTCATCATGCTAATGGTGGAAAAGGAGCGGTAAATCTCCTCCTCTAAACATAACAATGTACCTTAAATATGTTGTATAATTTAGAAAACTTAAGTGGTGATAGCTAGCTGAGTGTGTattcccataaaaaatttcatcagaAGTGGAATTCACCATTGATGTCTTATTTCTGAGACAAGACCAGGTAAATCACATGATATCAGCACACTTAAAGCAGTTCTGATCCAACTCAGATGCTTAACTAGGGAATCCGTTACTGCTATTCAGGATTTAATTGCTCCTTATCTTTGACGAACTCTGTTTTTTCAAACCTTTAGTTTCAAGTTTAAATCATACCCCTATCAACTTTGTTGAATAATTCAATTACGTTCTTCTGTTTAAGGCATATGCCTTTTATTTCTCGACTGTAAAACCGAATTCATTTAGCACTGCCTGTTTTTTCTGTCTTATTGAACATCCGAAAGTGCCAAGTGCTTTTTGGAGAATTGTTCCTGATTATGGTCCCTCTCTTCTCCTGGGCATTCCTCGTTCACTGTGGTTGGTTTGCCGGTGTTTGGTTTGGTACAGATTGCTTCCGGTGCCACTAATTCTTCATTAGATGATGTGATTTACAGGTGGACCTTGGAATGGCAGTTCAAAAAGCCTGTGAGAATGTAACACAACCACTCAGATTTTTATATCCCTTGGACATAGGCATCAAGGACAAGATCGAGGCAATTGCAAGGTCATATGGTGCCAGTGGTGTTGAATACTCAGACCAGGTAATTTTTTCATGCCATCTCTGCAATAACAAGTTCTTTTCATGTGATGATTTGTTTTAGGATTAATCTCCTAGGTAGAAAGTTTTGTCATGCATTCTACTTTCCGCGGCATTTCTGGTTCAGAAGATTTTCCATAGAAGAGGTTGAAAGTTACTTGTGGCTAGTTTCCTTTTGTTCAAAATACAGACAATTCATCTTTTACAAATCTCAATGCTAATAATTTGATTTGCAAAAGTTTTGACTCTTGCTGATTACTTAGAACATTGGTCTCACAGGCCGAGAAACAAATTGAAATGTACAGTCGGCAAGGTTTTTTGGATCTCCCAATCTGCATGGCGAAAACACAATATTCGTTCTCTCACAATGCTTCAGAGAAGGGGGCCCCATCTGGATTTGTCTTGCCAATAAGAGATGTCAGGGCCAGCATCGGAGCAGGATTCATATATCCTCTGGTTGGAACCATGAGCACAATGCCGGGTCTTCCCACAAGGCCTTGCTTTTACgacattgatcttgatactgcGACTGGCAGGGTCATTGGTCTGTCGTGAATTCAGAAAAGCACTCCCCTATATTTCTGCATCATCCAGTTGCTAGCCTGGAGAAGGCATCCTGAACCTCGTAAAGCAAGATATCGGTTAGAGCTAGCTTCCTGTCGTTGTTAGGCATCCTTGCTCTTCTCATCTTGTCCATGTTTCAAGTACATCATGAGGAGAATCAATAAGATATAGGTAACTGTTGGCCAGTCTGTATCACCTCAGGTGTATAATTATTAAACTTGATTTATGTTACTCCTATAAGAGGATTACATAAAATAGCATATGAGATTCTACGACTCTACCGGTATCTATCTTGAGGGAGATATGCAAATGCTGGtgagtacattttttttttcgcggcATTGCATCTTCAGTTTTGAGAAATACTAAGCTCCATGTTTCGGTTGCCAATTTCTGTGCTTAAAGTTGGTCTGTGTACCTGATTACTTCAACAAATCAAAAGGAGTCTAATTCTATGTTCTTTTGATGCAAAAGATGGGAATCTGTCTTGTCTCCTAGAACTGATGATGAGCTTTGAACTGTCATACTTTGCTTCTGATACGGCATCTACTGATTCTGCCTCTGCTTGCTGTAAAGATTGAATCAGGACTTCTCAAGATACTTCCACGTTTCTCTCTAAAGCCACTTGCTTTCTCCATTGCACCCGTATTTTATCTATCTGCACATCTATGAACGAAGGCAATGACATGAACAAGTAGATTGACTATTGTTTGAGGAACCTGTAAACCATACTACATTCATGTGGTGCACTTTATTAAGTGTTACAGATCCTGGCTGAGCTCATGAACATTATAATTTAGAATACTACGGTGACATGACCAACCTCTAGCATCCTGCACACAGTTGTTACTACATTTACGTTCCTTACAGGCAGCACGCAGCTCATGAAGAGTTAACCACTCTACAGTTCTTCCGAATCTCCCCTTTGGAACCAGTGAGTGGACTGATGTTTCCCATCTTGATCATTGAGTTGGCAAAATCGGTGAAGAAAAGGCCTGAGTTGCTGACATAGGATTGTACTAGACTTTTCGTGGTAGGACTGGCTGTGCTGTTGTCACCAGAATAGAGAACCTGATCCGAACTGAGAAGGCCCTTGTTTACAAGCAGATTCTTGAAGTAGTGGTTGTCAAATAGATCGGTGGAGTTGCGGTCTAGGGAAGTCGTCTTGTTTCCGTCGCCATTCACAGGGCATAGGGTTTGCAGGTCCAATGTCATAGTTGTTTCGAGCGTGGGGTCTGTGCCTGTGGTCCCCGAAAAGTTGAACAATCTGTTGCTGAAGGTGGCGCACCTTGCTAATCCAATTGTATGACTACCTGCACATAAGACTCTTTCTGTTCAGCAGTGCGCGAAATGATCCTCCTAAACGCTATTAAGAATGGCACACACTCCCTCAGGTAACTTCAGATGGGTTTGGAAATGAGAACAATTTACAGCAAGGTTTGTGTGATTCGATAGGACCACATGGAAAGTTGACAACACGGTCAGAGTTCTGTTGCCTAATTCAAGCTTGATCAGGGAGTAAAATGACTACGGTTTTACATAGATGTTAAAACATGGAACATGGTACGACACTAACTTGGTCCTTAATTGAACGAGAGAACCGAACAAGCAGTTTGTGTAGAAATTAAACACTGAGGACTGTCCTCGAAGTACCTGATAAAGCACTGatccaaaaaaagagaggaaaagaaaagagtaccTGATAAAGCCACCACATCTGCGACATTAAGGCCAACCGCGGCAAACTTGGAGATGATAGTGTCTAAACTATCAACAGGACCTGGAAGGCCAGTGTTTGCACCAGTCTGATTCGCCACTAATCCGTCCCTTCTTCCCAGTAGAACTTTCCATGTCGGCCCCCCACTCTGCACATCAAATCATCAGATGCAGTTCCTCTTTTACGACGAACACAGTGGACCAAAATATTCGATAGTGTACAAGGTACCGTTGATTCTTGTATTTTTGGGTGGAATCCAAACATAACTCTTTAAATTTCTCGTATTCATTCAGGTTGGCACTTACCAAGAGCACAGAATCTCTGGCGGTCATGGCTAAGATGTCGGCGCACGATACAGCTCCACTGCACAAACTCTCCACAGCAGTTTTGATGGCGTCCACGACTTCAAATCCTCGAGCGGAGTTAAGGTTGGGGAAAGCAAACTTCTCACCGTCACTTCCATCCAGGAGAACCGATCCATCGCATCCCTGGTGTGTGAGCAGAGTGAAGTATTACAGGAAAGCATCCAAGCCATGAATGATGATGAAAACATGACGGGCTGATAAGTCAATGAAAGATGGGGAAAAGACTGACGAATGAATGGGAAGACTCTCATAGCCTTCCGAATCCTAGGAAGTCCTAGGATTTTGAGGCAAACAAGATGCAGGCAACTTACTGTCTTCCCAAAAAGGAGGAATAGGAGATTGAATTTCTCGTTCTAGGAATGGTCAAGAAGTACCTTTCTGTTCACTAACTTGTTTTGTGAACAATGATGTCCCTTGCCAGGTGCAGCAAATCTTTTGTTTGAGTCCGCGTGGAATTCACATGAACTCCTGACCGCAGTACATTAGGTGTATTGGGTTCCTAGAACCTAGTGTATCCCATAATAGTACGGCTTGCCCTTGTGTGAGAGCAAAAGCTAGACTTTAATCTCAAGTGATAATAGTTCAGCTGATTAGCTTCACAGAAAATCAACCATGGGAAGGagcgcattttactcatattt
The genomic region above belongs to Rhodamnia argentea isolate NSW1041297 chromosome 6, ASM2092103v1, whole genome shotgun sequence and contains:
- the LOC115726754 gene encoding peroxidase N-like; the protein is MKMSRGTSVRSRSLLRVVLLIWFVGVKSQLTTDFYSTSCPGLLNIVRKEVQNAIKAETRMAASLLRLHFHDCFVNGCDGSVLLDGSDGEKFAFPNLNSARGFEVVDAIKTAVESLCSGAVSCADILAMTARDSVLLSGGPTWKVLLGRRDGLVANQTGANTGLPGPVDSLDTIISKFAAVGLNVADVVALSGSHTIGLARCATFSNRLFNFSGTTGTDPTLETTMTLDLQTLCPVNGDGNKTTSLDRNSTDLFDNHYFKNLLVNKGLLSSDQVLYSGDNSTASPTTKSLVQSYVSNSGLFFTDFANSMIKMGNISPLTGSKGEIRKNCRVVNSS
- the LOC115726769 gene encoding uncharacterized protein LOC115726769 → MMEIAAYVPDMLAKVAAFLVVQALVYLILSNSSEVFSKDKKLGSLSFKPARSASIRRILAAFSDVPQAAGGGEPSPHSSSSIAQSTPMFEDLPGGRDCSS
- the LOC115726715 gene encoding formate--tetrahydrofolate ligase isoform X1; the encoded protein is MIPSKTLRKLQVVSPVPADIDVANSVEPFHVSEIASELGLSPNHYDLYGKYKAKVLLSVLDELEGRGDGYYVVVGGITPTPLGEGKSTTTVGLCQALGAFLDKKVVTCLRQPSQGPTFGIKGGAAGGGYSQVIPMDEFNLHLTGDIHAITAANNLLAAAIDTRIFHESTQSDKALFNRLCPPNKEGKRSFNDVMLRRLKKHGISKDKPEDLSPQEVKKFARLDIDPDSITWRRVMDVNDRFLRKISIGQGPEEKGMVRETGFDISVASEIMAVLALTTSLADMRERLGKMVIGNSKTGEPITADDLGVGGALTVLMKDAINPTLMQTLEGTPVLVHAGPFANIAHGNSSIVADKIALKLVGPGGFVVTEAGFGADIGTEKFMNIKCRYSGLTPQCAVIVATIRALKMHGGGPEVVAGKPLDRAYLSENVALVEAGCVNLARHISNTKAYGVNVVVAVNMFSTDTKAELNAVKNAALSAGAYDAVVCTHHANGGKGAVDLGMAVQKACENVTQPLRFLYPLDIGIKDKIEAIARSYGASGVEYSDQAEKQIEMYSRQGFLDLPICMAKTQYSFSHNASEKGAPSGFVLPIRDVRASIGAGFIYPLVGTMSTMPGLPTRPCFYDIDLDTATGRVIGLS
- the LOC115726715 gene encoding formate--tetrahydrofolate ligase isoform X2, with product MIPSKTLRKLQVVSPVPADIDVANSVEPFHVSEIASELGLSPNHYDLYGKYKAKVLLSVLDELEGRGDGYYVVVGGITPTPLGEGKSTTTVGLCQALGAFLDKKVDLGMAVQKACENVTQPLRFLYPLDIGIKDKIEAIARSYGASGVEYSDQAEKQIEMYSRQGFLDLPICMAKTQYSFSHNASEKGAPSGFVLPIRDVRASIGAGFIYPLVGTMSTMPGLPTRPCFYDIDLDTATGRVIGLS